A genomic window from Neoarius graeffei isolate fNeoGra1 chromosome 5, fNeoGra1.pri, whole genome shotgun sequence includes:
- the ccne2 gene encoding G1/S-specific cyclin-E2 isoform X2, whose product MSRRSCLNTLQERDENKADQNTVCPKKRKAEQCKIKTPAAKKQSFEIQNRWVEGDVSPCVLVETPHKELEESSNLSGFKRFRFKNLFIKPSPLPSLSWASSDDVWIKMLNKELKYIHDKTFMQQHPSLQPKMRAILLDWLLEVSEVYTLHRETFYLAQDFFDRFMLTQVAIGKNQLQLIGITSLFIASKLELLDLCILDINSLDYQYGVLAAAAFCHFTSIETVQKVSGLTWDSISSCVRWMAPFVRTVNEFGQPKLKDFKKVAAEDRHNIQTHVDYLSMLNDAQQRQQENLDRLSPVAVGGLLTPPKSTEKPTV is encoded by the exons ATGTCAAGACGCAG TTGCCTTAACACACTGCAAGAAAGAGATGAAAACAAAGCAGACCAAAATACTGTGTGTCCAAAGAAGAGAAAAGCTGAG CAATGTAAAATAAAAACGCCAGCAGCCAAGAAACAAAGTTTTGAAATTCAG aaccgGTGGGTGGAAGGAGATGTTAGCCCCTGTGTCCTTGTCGAGACGCCTCACAAGGAACTTGAAGAGTCGAGTAATTTGTCTGGTTTTAAACGCTTCAGGTTCAAGAATCTGTTCATCAAGCCCTCGCCACTGCCTTCCCTTAG CTGGGCCAGCTCGGATGATGTGTGGATTAAGATGCTGAATAAAGAATTGAAGTATATCCATGATAAAACCTTCATGCAGCAGCACCCCAGCCTGCAACCAAAAATGAGGGCCATTCTCCTTGACTGGCTTTTAGAG GTGAGTGAGGTGTATACACTTCACCGTGAGACCTTTTACCTGGCTCAGGACTTCTTTGATCGCTTCATGCTGACTCAGGTAGCCATTGGGAAGAACCAGTTGCAACTCATTGGCATTACTTCACTGTTCATTGCATCTAAACTAGAG TTGCTGGATCTTTGTATACTGGACATTAACTCGTTGGATTACCAGTATGGAGTTCTGGCTGCTGCTGCCTTTTGTCACTTTACCTCAATTGAAACTGTACAGAAAGTATCTG GTCTGACATGGGACAGTATATCTAGCTGTGTGCGCTGGATGGCCCCCTTTGTGAGGACGGTCAATGAATTTGGCCAGCCGAAACTGAAGGACTTCAAAAAAGTTGCAGCAGAGGACCGGCACAACATCCAAACTCATGTGGACTATCTGTCCATGTTG AACGATGCTCAGCAGCGACAGCAGGAGAACCTGGACCGACTGTCTCCAGTGGCAGTAGGAGGCCTGTTGACTCCACCAAAAAGCACAGAAAAACCCACTGTGTGA
- the ccne2 gene encoding G1/S-specific cyclin-E2 isoform X1 → MSRRSCLNTLQERDENKADQNTVCPKKRKAEQCKIKTPAAKKQSFEIQNRWVEGDVSPCVLVETPHKELEESSNLSGFKRFRFKNLFIKPSPLPSLSWASSDDVWIKMLNKELKYIHDKTFMQQHPSLQPKMRAILLDWLLEVSEVYTLHRETFYLAQDFFDRFMLTQVAIGKNQLQLIGITSLFIASKLEEIYAPKLQEFAYVTDGACDEDEILEMELIMLKALNWYLCPETPISWLKLYVQVDTLKEGPNFLVPQFSQEAYIQMTQLLDLCILDINSLDYQYGVLAAAAFCHFTSIETVQKVSGLTWDSISSCVRWMAPFVRTVNEFGQPKLKDFKKVAAEDRHNIQTHVDYLSMLNDAQQRQQENLDRLSPVAVGGLLTPPKSTEKPTV, encoded by the exons ATGTCAAGACGCAG TTGCCTTAACACACTGCAAGAAAGAGATGAAAACAAAGCAGACCAAAATACTGTGTGTCCAAAGAAGAGAAAAGCTGAG CAATGTAAAATAAAAACGCCAGCAGCCAAGAAACAAAGTTTTGAAATTCAG aaccgGTGGGTGGAAGGAGATGTTAGCCCCTGTGTCCTTGTCGAGACGCCTCACAAGGAACTTGAAGAGTCGAGTAATTTGTCTGGTTTTAAACGCTTCAGGTTCAAGAATCTGTTCATCAAGCCCTCGCCACTGCCTTCCCTTAG CTGGGCCAGCTCGGATGATGTGTGGATTAAGATGCTGAATAAAGAATTGAAGTATATCCATGATAAAACCTTCATGCAGCAGCACCCCAGCCTGCAACCAAAAATGAGGGCCATTCTCCTTGACTGGCTTTTAGAG GTGAGTGAGGTGTATACACTTCACCGTGAGACCTTTTACCTGGCTCAGGACTTCTTTGATCGCTTCATGCTGACTCAGGTAGCCATTGGGAAGAACCAGTTGCAACTCATTGGCATTACTTCACTGTTCATTGCATCTAAACTAGAG GAAATCTATGCACCAAAGCTTCAAGAGTTTGCGTATGTCACAGATGGTGCCTGTGACGAAGATGAAATCCTTGAAATGGAGCTGATAATGCTGAAGGCATTAAATTGGTACCTGTGTCCTGAAACTCCCATCTCTTGGTTGAAGCTTTATGTTCAAGTGGACACTCTGAAGGAAGGACCAAATTTTCTCGTGCCTCAGTTTTCTCAGGAAGCCTATATACAAATGACCCAG TTGCTGGATCTTTGTATACTGGACATTAACTCGTTGGATTACCAGTATGGAGTTCTGGCTGCTGCTGCCTTTTGTCACTTTACCTCAATTGAAACTGTACAGAAAGTATCTG GTCTGACATGGGACAGTATATCTAGCTGTGTGCGCTGGATGGCCCCCTTTGTGAGGACGGTCAATGAATTTGGCCAGCCGAAACTGAAGGACTTCAAAAAAGTTGCAGCAGAGGACCGGCACAACATCCAAACTCATGTGGACTATCTGTCCATGTTG AACGATGCTCAGCAGCGACAGCAGGAGAACCTGGACCGACTGTCTCCAGTGGCAGTAGGAGGCCTGTTGACTCCACCAAAAAGCACAGAAAAACCCACTGTGTGA